From the genome of Danio rerio strain Tuebingen ecotype United States chromosome 2, GRCz12tu, whole genome shotgun sequence, one region includes:
- the urod gene encoding uroporphyrinogen decarboxylase, whose translation MMDKDSFILPKDFPELRNDTFLRAARGEEIEHIPVWCMRQAGRYLPEFRESRAGKDFFETCRSPEACCELTLQPLRRFPFDAAIIFSDILVVPQAMGMEVQMCPGKGPTFPEPLKEPEDLQRLKTQVDVYSELDYVFKAITLTRHKIEGKVPLIGFTGAPWTLMSYMIEGGGSATHSKAKRWLYRYPEASHKLLSQLTDVIVEYLLGQVKAGAQALQVFESHTGCLGPVEFKEFSLPYLRDIARRVKDKIKESGLDNVPMIVFAKDGHYGLEDLSESAYEVVGLDWTIDPRSARVRTGGKVSLQGNMDPCALYGTKESISEIVRRMLEGFGTKGYIANLGHGLYPDMDPENVGAFVEAVHNHSRQLLKR comes from the exons CCCAAAAGACTTTCCAGAGTTGAGGAATGACACATTCCTGAGAGCGGCGCGAGGAGAAGAGATCGAGCACATTCCAGTGTGGTGTATGAGACAGGCTGGACGCTACCTGCCAG AGTTCAGGGAATCACGGGCAGGGAAAGATTTCTTTGAGACGTGTCGTTCCCCTGAAGCTTGCTGTGAGCTTACATTACAG CCCCTCAGGCGATTCCCATTTGATGCTGCCATCATCTTCTCCGACATCCTGGTGGTCCCTCAG GCCATGGGAATGGAGGTTCAAATGTGTCCAGGAAAGGGCCCCACTTTCCCAGAACCACTGAAGGAGCCTGAGGATCTGCAGAGGCTGAAGACTCAAGTGGACGTGTATTCTGAACTTGACTATGTTTTCAAAGCCATCACACTGACACGGCACAAAATAGAGGGGAAAGTTCCTCTCATTGGCTTCACTGGAGCTCCG TGGACTCTAATGTCCTACATGATTGAAGGAGGAGGCTCTGCGACACACTCAAAGGCTAAACGCTGGCTCTACCGGTACCCAGAGGCCAGCCATAAACTCCTGAGCCAGTTAACAGACGTCATAGTGGAATATCTGCTTGGCCAGGTGAAAGCTGGAGCTCAG GCTCTGCAGGTTTTCGAGTCTCATACTGGATGTTTGGGCCCAGTGGAGTTTAAAGAGTTTTCTCTGCCGTATCTGAGAGACATTGCTCGACGAGTTAAAGACAAGATCAAAGAATCTGGTTTAGACAATGTGCCTATG ATTGTTTTTGCCAAAGATGGTCATTATGGGCTTGAGGACCTCTCTGAGTCTGCTTATGAAGTTGTGGGTCTCGACTGGACCATAGACCCACGTTCAGCACG TGTGAGGACTGGAGGCAAGGTTAGTTTGCAAGGCAACATGGACCCCTGTGCGCTCTACGGCACAAAG GAGAGCATCTCTGAGATCGTGAGGAGGATGTTGGAGGGCTTTGGCACAAAGGGCTACATCGCTAATCTGGGTCACGGCCTTTACCCTGATATGGACCCAGAAAATGTGGGCGCATTCGTGGAGGCTGTACATAACCACTCTCGCCAGCTTCTCAAACGCTAA